From Oenococcus sicerae, the proteins below share one genomic window:
- a CDS encoding uracil-xanthine permease family protein, with protein sequence MEEKRSNGAIYDLYDRPPFPILVGLSFQHLFSMFGATVLVPLLVGLNPGVAIFSSGIGTLLHMLITHGKIPAYMGSSFAFIIPMTSLMKSFGYPAVAQGVFSVGVVYLIVALIVSKIGSDWINKIFPPVVVGPIVMMIGLSLANSAATNATINSLTNKYDLKIFFVAFLTLIATICYNMYFKKFLGMIPVLLGIITGYIFATIFGLVDFQAVAAAHWFALPNFNSLFASKKFYPSAVIEMAPLALVTISEHLGHVMVLNKITGRNFFKNPGLNKTLAGDGTASIAASLVGGPAVTSYGENIGVMQMSKVYSVWVIGGAAVLAVVLSFVGKLSALIQTVPGAVIGGVGFMLYGVIAAAGLQIIVDNKIDYSKKRNLMIAAPILVIGIGNFNLQIPLAHSTLEFTGVALATIIGIILNLVLPKIAASEK encoded by the coding sequence ATGGAAGAAAAACGTTCGAATGGTGCTATTTATGATTTATATGATCGACCACCGTTTCCAATTTTAGTCGGTTTAAGTTTTCAACATTTATTCAGTATGTTTGGTGCCACGGTGCTAGTACCTTTATTAGTTGGTCTGAATCCCGGTGTTGCTATTTTTTCATCTGGTATTGGTACTTTGCTGCATATGCTGATTACCCATGGAAAAATCCCGGCTTACATGGGCTCGAGTTTTGCTTTCATTATTCCTATGACGAGTTTGATGAAGTCCTTTGGATATCCAGCTGTTGCTCAAGGTGTTTTCTCAGTCGGCGTGGTTTATTTGATCGTTGCTTTAATTGTGTCAAAAATCGGGTCCGACTGGATCAACAAAATTTTTCCTCCGGTCGTTGTCGGCCCGATCGTCATGATGATCGGATTGTCGCTGGCGAATTCTGCCGCTACTAATGCGACGATCAATTCATTGACAAACAAATATGATCTTAAAATTTTCTTTGTCGCCTTTCTGACATTGATCGCGACAATTTGTTACAACATGTATTTTAAGAAATTTTTAGGTATGATTCCGGTTCTGCTCGGTATTATTACCGGCTATATCTTTGCTACTATCTTTGGACTTGTTGATTTTCAGGCAGTCGCAGCTGCTCATTGGTTTGCATTGCCGAATTTCAATTCGCTGTTTGCCAGCAAAAAATTTTATCCTTCAGCAGTGATCGAGATGGCGCCATTGGCACTAGTCACGATTTCTGAGCATTTAGGCCATGTTATGGTGCTTAATAAAATTACAGGACGTAATTTCTTTAAGAATCCAGGATTGAATAAAACACTTGCTGGTGATGGTACTGCTTCAATTGCTGCCTCCTTAGTGGGTGGCCCTGCAGTGACCTCCTATGGCGAAAATATTGGTGTCATGCAGATGAGTAAAGTCTACTCAGTTTGGGTCATTGGTGGTGCGGCCGTTTTGGCAGTGGTTTTGAGTTTTGTGGGCAAACTATCTGCCTTGATTCAAACAGTCCCTGGCGCTGTTATTGGCGGTGTGGGGTTTATGCTTTATGGCGTGATCGCTGCCGCTGGTTTGCAAATAATCGTTGATAATAAAATTGATTATTCTAAGAAACGTAATCTCATGATCGCTGCACCCATTCTAGTTATTGGGATCGGTAATTTTAACTTACAGATTCCGCTGGCACATTCGACATTGGAATTTACAGGTGTTGCCTTGGCAACGATCATTGGTATCATTTTGAATCTTGTTTTACCAAAAATCGCTGCTTCAGAAAAATAA
- a CDS encoding zinc-dependent alcohol dehydrogenase, which produces MLRKSIYWPKAKDVEYHEEDTGQPKDNDILIENHYSLVSQSSEREWLENDRSHVVLGTTFPFIPGYSSVGYVKAIGASVSGFEVGDKVIGAPVYGAHSNLTYVKQQDVYHVPENVHLDDAVFYNLGMTAIYTLQNSGLKLGHSIALIGQGVVGQIATQVAKASGFHPIVTFDLEENRRQRALENGADYALDPSDAAAIEDLIKKLAGGVDAAIDMSGSNAGMNLAIHLTKTLGTTVFCTGNNDPQLLNYGEIFIKCLTVKGDFVNTQMALQRKCINTFLWLLSTGTIQVPDHENTIYEPTEANIKKIYGRVLAKDRTLNNPIFKWN; this is translated from the coding sequence ATGCTACGAAAATCTATTTATTGGCCAAAAGCCAAAGACGTTGAATATCATGAAGAGGATACGGGTCAGCCGAAAGACAATGACATTCTGATTGAAAATCATTACTCTTTGGTTAGTCAAAGCAGTGAAAGGGAGTGGCTTGAAAACGATCGTTCTCATGTGGTCCTGGGTACGACATTTCCATTTATTCCAGGATATAGTTCAGTTGGATATGTAAAAGCAATTGGTGCCAGCGTTAGCGGATTTGAAGTTGGTGATAAGGTCATCGGCGCTCCTGTTTATGGTGCACACTCTAATCTGACATATGTTAAACAGCAAGATGTTTACCATGTTCCTGAAAATGTGCACTTAGATGATGCGGTTTTTTACAATCTTGGAATGACGGCGATTTATACGCTGCAAAATTCGGGACTGAAATTAGGACATTCAATTGCATTGATCGGTCAAGGAGTGGTTGGACAAATCGCGACCCAAGTAGCGAAAGCAAGTGGATTTCATCCGATCGTGACATTTGATCTTGAGGAAAACCGTCGTCAGAGGGCTTTAGAAAACGGTGCCGATTATGCGCTAGATCCATCAGATGCAGCTGCTATCGAGGATCTTATTAAAAAACTAGCCGGTGGTGTTGATGCTGCGATTGATATGTCTGGCAGCAACGCTGGTATGAATTTAGCGATTCACTTGACCAAAACTTTGGGAACGACCGTCTTTTGCACTGGCAATAACGATCCGCAATTATTAAATTATGGCGAAATATTTATTAAATGTTTGACGGTCAAAGGTGACTTTGTGAATACGCAGATGGCTTTGCAGCGTAAATGTATTAATACCTTTTTGTGGCTTCTGAGTACTGGCACTATCCAAGTTCCTGATCATGAAAATACGATTTACGAACCAACAGAAGCGAATATCAAAAAAATTTATGGACGCGTCCTTGCTAAAGACCGGACATTAAATAACCCCATTTTTAAATGGAACTAA
- a CDS encoding TetR/AcrR family transcriptional regulator: MLTNAEVRAKRNIQMSFIELLKKQPSDTITIKLITTKALINRSTFYRYYQDKDFLIADTFSFLLQRIIEQNPNDNTPKEFISSIVMYVHDHGAFMKNLTVRNRAASIPLFVNMIANLFLSADSIPNLNTTMQSNIKALFIKSKTPEYMAYMLAGGMVSVLYKWMNADMLQEPNTVINLLMELVDLTNQI; the protein is encoded by the coding sequence ATGTTGACAAACGCAGAGGTTAGAGCTAAGCGAAATATTCAAATGTCATTTATAGAATTGCTGAAAAAACAGCCTTCTGACACCATTACGATCAAACTCATTACGACAAAAGCTTTGATAAATCGGTCTACCTTTTATCGATACTATCAGGACAAGGATTTTCTGATTGCGGACACGTTTTCTTTTTTGCTGCAACGGATCATTGAACAAAACCCGAATGATAATACACCAAAAGAATTCATTAGCAGCATCGTCATGTACGTTCATGACCATGGCGCTTTTATGAAAAATCTAACCGTCAGGAATAGAGCAGCCTCGATTCCACTGTTCGTCAACATGATCGCTAATCTTTTTTTGTCGGCTGATAGTATTCCCAATCTCAATACGACCATGCAGTCAAATATCAAAGCATTGTTTATAAAATCAAAAACACCAGAATATATGGCCTATATGCTGGCTGGAGGTATGGTCAGTGTTTTGTATAAATGGATGAATGCGGATATGCTCCAAGAACCCAATACCGTCATTAATCTGTTGATGGAACTTGTTGACTTGACCAACCAAATTTAA
- a CDS encoding LysR family transcriptional regulator, with the protein MNFEKLWCFIAVAENKNFTRAAKKLFMTQPAVSFQIQALEKELGLTLFNREYHCISLTSTGRKFLPIAKKILADYDQGTKNLKTNIATKASTQKQFLRFGYYFSPGFAPITQSITKFAEKFETIQITTSKSTGTEALQAVKSGNVDFGLSLINDTSDINWIPALEDRFIIIKNKRWTRSDQKETKLSDLENTSRIRLDLKADDIFQKLENNILNYPKKNEKTIQVSSRESMFANLAQRNSFAILPELVAKQNDDNLAILPIADRSKRETNIPIGWAFSTHASKSAILAFKKFIQTTV; encoded by the coding sequence ATGAACTTTGAAAAGTTATGGTGTTTCATCGCTGTTGCTGAAAACAAAAATTTTACACGTGCAGCTAAGAAACTCTTTATGACGCAACCAGCAGTTAGCTTTCAAATCCAGGCATTAGAAAAAGAACTTGGTTTGACATTATTTAACCGAGAATACCATTGTATAAGTCTTACTTCGACAGGCAGAAAGTTCCTGCCGATCGCAAAAAAAATCCTTGCTGACTATGATCAAGGCACCAAGAATCTTAAAACAAATATCGCGACAAAAGCATCTACACAAAAACAATTTCTACGATTCGGATACTATTTCTCGCCTGGCTTTGCGCCAATCACGCAATCGATCACTAAATTTGCTGAAAAATTCGAAACAATACAAATAACAACTAGCAAATCAACTGGCACAGAAGCACTTCAAGCTGTCAAAAGCGGCAACGTCGATTTCGGTCTCAGCCTAATCAACGACACGAGCGATATCAATTGGATTCCGGCTCTGGAAGATAGATTTATCATTATTAAAAACAAGCGCTGGACTCGATCAGATCAAAAAGAAACAAAACTTTCCGATCTTGAAAACACGAGTCGCATCAGATTAGATTTAAAAGCTGATGATATTTTTCAAAAGTTAGAAAATAACATTTTAAATTATCCAAAAAAAAATGAAAAAACAATTCAAGTTTCATCTAGGGAATCAATGTTTGCTAATTTAGCCCAACGAAATTCTTTTGCGATCTTGCCTGAATTAGTTGCTAAACAAAATGATGATAATCTGGCAATTTTGCCCATCGCCGATCGAAGCAAGAGAGAAACAAATATACCAATTGGCTGGGCTTTCTCAACTCACGCTAGCAAATCGGCGATTCTGGCATTTAAGAAATTTATTCAAACAACCGTTTAA
- the gap gene encoding type I glyceraldehyde-3-phosphate dehydrogenase, protein MTVKIGINGFGRIGRLAFRRILALQDKASDIEVVAINDLTTPSMLAYLLKYDTTHGTLNADVSANDETATLTVNGKDYHIYSERDAHNLPWVKNDGVEYVLECTGFYTSKEKAQAHIDAGAKRVLISAPAGNIPTIVFGVNQDVLKAEDTIVSAGSCTTQSLAPMARLLQDKFGVEAGTMTTVHAYTSTQMILDGPRGSKKRSNRTAAANTIPHSSGAAKAIGLVVPEVDGKMNGHAQRVAVIDGSVTELVSILSKKVTEEEVNEAFKEYTKGNDSFGWNDDEIVSSDIINDTHGAVFDPTQTQIVTGGDHQLVKTVSWYDNENGFTCNMIRTLLYFAKLD, encoded by the coding sequence ATGACTGTAAAGATTGGTATTAATGGATTCGGTCGTATTGGCCGTTTGGCCTTCCGCCGGATCTTAGCTTTGCAAGATAAGGCTTCTGATATTGAAGTTGTTGCGATCAACGATTTGACAACACCTTCAATGCTAGCCTACTTGCTCAAGTACGATACCACTCATGGCACTTTGAACGCCGACGTTTCAGCGAATGATGAGACTGCTACTTTGACGGTTAACGGCAAAGACTATCACATTTATTCCGAAAGAGATGCTCATAACCTTCCTTGGGTTAAGAACGATGGTGTTGAATATGTACTTGAGTGTACCGGATTCTACACTTCAAAAGAAAAGGCACAAGCCCATATTGACGCTGGTGCAAAACGAGTTTTGATTTCTGCTCCTGCCGGCAATATTCCGACGATCGTATTTGGCGTTAACCAAGATGTTTTGAAAGCTGAAGACACGATTGTGTCAGCTGGTTCTTGCACGACCCAATCATTAGCGCCAATGGCTCGTTTGCTGCAGGACAAGTTCGGTGTTGAAGCTGGCACCATGACCACTGTTCATGCTTATACATCTACTCAAATGATTCTTGATGGACCTCGCGGCTCTAAGAAACGCAGTAACCGTACAGCTGCTGCCAATACGATTCCTCACAGCTCCGGTGCTGCTAAGGCTATTGGCTTGGTTGTACCTGAAGTTGACGGCAAAATGAACGGACATGCTCAGCGTGTTGCTGTTATTGATGGCTCTGTGACTGAATTAGTTTCTATTCTCTCAAAGAAAGTTACTGAAGAAGAAGTTAACGAAGCCTTCAAAGAATACACTAAGGGCAACGACAGTTTTGGCTGGAACGATGATGAAATTGTCTCATCTGATATCATTAACGATACTCATGGTGCTGTTTTTGATCCAACTCAGACTCAAATTGTAACGGGCGGCGATCACCAGTTGGTTAAGACTGTTTCTTGGTATGATAACGAGAATGGTTTTACTTGCAACATGATTCGCACATTGCTTTACTTTGCTAAGTTAGACTAA
- a CDS encoding HAD family hydrolase, with protein MKGLIFDFNGTLYRDSEKHEKAWQLFASKHLSRPISATEFQEYIHGRTNQEAIEFIFKKKFSVSEANEVAAEKERIYRQLCLDDQEGLHLIEGATELLDNASRQQRSMTIATAAGKENLDFYFSLFNLAKWFDYEKIIYDNGQIKSKPSPDYYLQASRILEKNPQDCIVFEDSLSGILAARNAGIGNVVAIATNHNNAAFAHEGVDLVVDDYLDANLRAYLALF; from the coding sequence GTGAAGGGACTTATATTCGATTTCAATGGTACTTTATATAGAGATTCCGAGAAGCATGAAAAAGCCTGGCAATTATTTGCTTCCAAACATCTGTCTCGGCCCATTTCTGCGACTGAGTTTCAAGAATATATTCACGGTCGCACCAACCAAGAAGCAATCGAATTTATTTTTAAGAAAAAATTTAGCGTGAGCGAAGCAAACGAAGTTGCAGCAGAAAAGGAACGGATTTATCGGCAGCTGTGTTTGGATGACCAAGAGGGACTGCATTTAATTGAGGGCGCAACTGAGTTGCTTGATAATGCGAGCAGGCAGCAGCGTTCGATGACGATCGCCACGGCAGCAGGGAAAGAAAATCTTGATTTTTATTTTAGTTTATTTAACTTAGCCAAGTGGTTTGATTATGAAAAAATCATTTATGATAATGGCCAGATTAAAAGTAAACCGTCACCTGATTACTACTTGCAGGCTAGTCGGATACTAGAAAAAAATCCCCAAGACTGCATTGTATTTGAGGATTCGTTATCGGGTATATTAGCAGCAAGAAATGCAGGTATCGGCAATGTCGTTGCGATTGCGACTAATCACAATAATGCCGCGTTTGCACATGAAGGTGTTGATCTTGTGGTAGATGACTATTTGGATGCCAATTTACGAGCTTATTTAGCATTATTTTGA
- a CDS encoding SDR family oxidoreductase, with translation MKVFVTASYGRIAHHLIPMLAKNGVEVRAVDPDSKNVQPLKDLGASEVIVGDLRRDEIIDKAMHGIDKIFLILPDAMDGVVSMSERLINAAKREHVKHFVFSSCMNTVMELLQHWEKYEVEDMLMGSTLNYTILKPSGYMEMHFPTGPNSAFETGEVTTFIGMDQPGTMISLEDIAAAACKVLLSQDEYYYASLDLCSKGTETMREDLEYICSKIGKEAKVNMISAPDTPSVHANDMHGRMMAYHSNHPYVGNPFDFNALMGYPAKTFKQYADEVIAGIQVKSK, from the coding sequence ATGAAAGTTTTTGTTACTGCGTCATATGGCAGAATTGCACACCATTTGATTCCGATGCTTGCCAAGAATGGTGTTGAAGTACGGGCTGTTGATCCTGACTCAAAAAACGTGCAACCTTTAAAAGATTTAGGTGCTAGCGAAGTCATTGTTGGTGATTTGCGCCGTGATGAAATTATTGATAAAGCAATGCATGGCATAGATAAGATTTTTCTCATTTTGCCCGATGCAATGGATGGTGTTGTATCTATGTCCGAGCGGCTAATTAATGCTGCTAAGCGTGAGCATGTGAAACACTTTGTATTTTCTTCATGTATGAATACTGTTATGGAACTGCTTCAGCATTGGGAAAAGTATGAAGTCGAGGATATGCTGATGGGCTCGACCTTGAATTACACAATTCTCAAGCCAAGCGGTTATATGGAGATGCATTTTCCTACCGGGCCGAATAGCGCTTTTGAAACAGGGGAAGTGACAACTTTTATCGGAATGGACCAGCCAGGAACGATGATCAGCCTAGAAGATATTGCAGCGGCAGCTTGTAAAGTGCTGTTGAGTCAAGACGAATATTATTATGCTTCATTAGATCTCTGTTCTAAAGGAACCGAGACCATGCGCGAAGATCTTGAGTATATCTGCAGCAAAATTGGTAAAGAAGCCAAAGTTAATATGATCTCAGCGCCAGATACGCCCTCGGTTCATGCAAACGATATGCATGGCAGGATGATGGCTTACCATTCAAACCATCCTTATGTTGGCAACCCCTTTGACTTCAATGCTTTAATGGGCTACCCAGCGAAAACATTTAAACAGTATGCTGATGAAGTGATTGCAGGCATACAAGTAAAATCCAAGTAA
- a CDS encoding NAD(P)H-binding protein: MKIAIIAATGMAGRAVYKEAIDRGHDVTAFVRNRKKAIKLLGAGKFVKKSIYQIAAINLTEFDVVINAFADHENPINNLDALAHLIRIGRGLKTRFVFILGAASLKRKDDRLLYDVMSQLPNNESWIKEPRYGVDELYLLQHDDERLNWTAVSPQQEFVDGPKSSYMTGRDSLLYAADGKSHVTSGNIATAILNEVEEPRFLGQRFTIGDK; encoded by the coding sequence ATGAAAATCGCAATTATCGCTGCAACGGGGATGGCTGGACGAGCGGTGTACAAAGAGGCAATTGATCGCGGCCATGATGTCACTGCTTTTGTCCGCAATCGAAAAAAAGCAATTAAGCTTCTAGGAGCTGGCAAGTTCGTTAAAAAAAGTATTTATCAGATTGCAGCGATTAATCTGACTGAGTTTGATGTTGTGATCAACGCTTTCGCTGATCATGAAAATCCAATCAACAATCTTGATGCCTTGGCTCATTTAATCAGAATTGGTCGTGGTTTGAAAACACGATTTGTTTTTATCTTGGGTGCTGCTTCTTTGAAAAGAAAAGACGATCGCTTGCTATATGACGTCATGTCCCAACTGCCTAATAACGAATCTTGGATTAAAGAACCCCGATATGGTGTTGATGAATTATATTTGTTGCAACACGATGATGAACGTCTTAATTGGACCGCTGTTTCACCGCAACAGGAATTTGTTGATGGCCCAAAATCCAGCTATATGACCGGGCGTGATAGCCTGCTTTATGCCGCTGATGGCAAATCACATGTCACTTCAGGCAATATCGCAACTGCTATTTTAAATGAGGTTGAAGAACCGCGTTTTCTTGGCCAACGTTTTACGATTGGCGATAAATAA
- a CDS encoding NRAMP family divalent metal transporter, translating to MASSIKSLKTDKIIRKQHSGILKVWGPGLIVMLADTDAGCLITAAQSGTQWGYTMVLPQLILIPILYMAQEMTVRLGIVTGKGHGQLIRENFGMGWAILSAGTLALSAIGALLTEFVGIAGVGELFGISKWITVPISTIILVGIAFSGSYKRVEKAGIAVGLAELTFVIAMFMVHPKMHDLLSGLMTIPLGNSSYIYLVAANVGAVIMPWMIFYQQGAVIDKGLSKDTIKKERHDTAIGTLITQGIMIVVIITFAATLGRLGSHTPLNTVGEIANALAPFIGSETSKILVCAGILGGSLVAALVVALAGTWGITEVLGWDHSLNERLNKKNVGFYTMYALAHIIGAVLVLANVGLVSLAITVEVMNALLLPIVLGFLLVLEAKALPDKYRMHGFYKWLVTFLCLAVMLFGLYMIGPVLGIW from the coding sequence ATGGCGTCAAGCATAAAATCATTAAAAACAGACAAAATTATTAGAAAACAACATAGCGGAATTTTAAAGGTTTGGGGACCGGGCTTGATCGTCATGCTAGCAGACACAGATGCTGGCTGTTTGATCACAGCAGCACAATCGGGCACACAATGGGGATATACAATGGTGCTGCCTCAACTGATCCTGATACCAATTTTATATATGGCACAAGAAATGACGGTTCGTTTAGGAATTGTAACAGGCAAAGGCCATGGACAGCTGATTCGTGAAAATTTTGGTATGGGCTGGGCTATCTTATCCGCTGGAACTTTGGCCTTGTCAGCCATCGGTGCTCTGCTGACTGAATTTGTCGGCATTGCAGGTGTTGGGGAATTATTCGGCATATCTAAGTGGATCACAGTTCCTATTTCAACCATTATTCTCGTAGGTATTGCCTTTAGCGGCAGCTATAAAAGAGTTGAAAAAGCCGGCATCGCAGTTGGGCTGGCTGAATTAACCTTTGTTATAGCGATGTTTATGGTCCATCCGAAAATGCATGACCTTTTGTCGGGGCTTATGACCATTCCGCTAGGAAATTCGTCTTATATTTATTTAGTAGCAGCTAATGTCGGTGCTGTGATTATGCCCTGGATGATTTTTTATCAGCAAGGCGCTGTGATCGACAAAGGTCTCAGCAAAGACACAATTAAAAAAGAACGTCACGATACCGCAATTGGCACTTTGATTACTCAAGGCATCATGATCGTTGTGATCATTACTTTTGCAGCGACACTCGGACGGCTTGGCAGCCACACACCACTGAATACAGTTGGAGAAATTGCCAATGCTTTAGCACCCTTTATCGGCTCAGAAACATCCAAAATACTAGTCTGTGCCGGTATTTTAGGCGGCTCGCTCGTCGCAGCGCTGGTCGTTGCACTAGCAGGCACTTGGGGCATCACAGAAGTCCTAGGCTGGGACCATAGTCTTAATGAACGTTTGAACAAAAAGAATGTCGGTTTTTATACAATGTATGCACTGGCTCACATTATCGGTGCTGTCTTAGTCCTTGCCAATGTTGGGCTGGTCTCTCTCGCTATTACGGTTGAAGTCATGAATGCATTGCTGCTGCCAATCGTGCTGGGTTTTTTGCTGGTATTAGAAGCTAAAGCCTTGCCTGATAAATACCGCATGCATGGTTTTTATAAATGGCTTGTTACTTTTCTTTGTTTGGCGGTCATGCTTTTCGGTCTTTACATGATCGGACCGGTACTTGGTATTTGGTAA
- the secG gene encoding preprotein translocase subunit SecG, producing the protein MEHFILTTMIILGIILVISIMMQPSKQQDALSALSGGGSDLFQTQKSRGFESVMKHATAIMGVIWLLLGLLLMILQK; encoded by the coding sequence ATGGAACATTTTATTTTAACGACAATGATCATTTTAGGAATTATTCTCGTCATCAGTATTATGATGCAGCCCAGTAAGCAGCAGGATGCATTAAGTGCTTTGTCTGGTGGGGGCAGCGATCTGTTTCAGACACAAAAATCTAGAGGTTTTGAATCTGTTATGAAGCATGCAACGGCTATCATGGGCGTTATTTGGTTGCTGCTGGGATTGCTATTAATGATTCTCCAGAAATAA